The following coding sequences are from one Mustela lutreola isolate mMusLut2 chromosome 5, mMusLut2.pri, whole genome shotgun sequence window:
- the LOC131832701 gene encoding proteasome subunit alpha type-1-like isoform X1, with translation MFRNQYDNDVTVWSPQGRIHQIEYAMEAVKQGSATVGLKSKTHAVLVALKRAQSELAAHQKKILHVDNHIGISIAGLTADARLLCNFMRQECLDSRFVFDRPLPVSRLISLIGSKTQIPTQRYGRRPYGVGLLIAGYDDMGPHIFQTCPSAKYFDCRAMSIGARSQSARTYLERHMSGFMECNLNELVKHGLRALQETLPAEQDLTTKNVSIGIVGKDLEFKIYDDDDVSPFLEGLEERPQRKAQPAQPADEPAEKADEPMEH, from the coding sequence ATGTTTCGAAACCAGTATGACAATGATGTCACTGTTTGGAGCCCTCAGGGCAGGATTCATCAAATTGAGTATGCAATGGAAGCTGTCAAGCAAGGTTCAGCCACGGTTGGTCTGAAATCAAAAACCCATGCAGTGTTGGTTGCACTAAAGAGAGCACAGTCAGAGCTTGCAGctcatcagaaaaaaattctccatgtTGACAACCATATTGGTATCTCAATTGCGGGACTTACTGCTGATGCTAGACTGTTATGTAATTTTATGCGCCAGGAGTGTTTGGATTCCAGATTTGTATTTGACAGACCTCTTCCTGTGTCTCGTCTTATATCTCTAATTGGAAGCAAGACCCAGATACCAACCCAGCGATATGGCCGGAGACCATATGGTGTTGGACTGCTGATTGCTGGTTATGATGATATGGGCCCTCACATTTTCCAAACCTGTCCGTCTGCCAAGTATTTTGACTGTAGAGCTATGTCCATTGGAGCCCGTTCTCAATCAGCTCGTACTTACTTGGAGAGACATATGTCTGGATTTATGGAGTGCAATTTAAATGAACTGGTGAAACATGGTCTGCGTGCCTTACAAGAGACGCTTCCGGCAGAACAGGACCTAACTACAAAGAATGTCTCCATTGGAATTGTTGGTAAAGACTTGGAGTTCAAgatttatgatgatgatgatgtatcTCCATTCCTGGAAGGTCTTGAAGAAAGACCGCAGAGAAAGGCACAGCCTGCTCAACCTGCTGATGAACCTGCAGAAAAGGCTGATGAACCAATGGAACATTAA
- the LOC131832701 gene encoding proteasome subunit alpha type-1-like isoform X2, whose translation MFRNQYDNDVTVWSPQGRIHQIEYAMEAVKQGSATVGLKSKTHAVLVALKRAQSELAAHQKKILHVDNHIGISIAGLTADARLLCNFMRQECLDSRFVFDRPLPVSRLISLIGSKLVMMIWALTFSKPVRLPSILTVELCPLEPVLNQLVLTWRDICLDLWSAI comes from the exons ATGTTTCGAAACCAGTATGACAATGATGTCACTGTTTGGAGCCCTCAGGGCAGGATTCATCAAATTGAGTATGCAATGGAAGCTGTCAAGCAAGGTTCAGCCACGGTTGGTCTGAAATCAAAAACCCATGCAGTGTTGGTTGCACTAAAGAGAGCACAGTCAGAGCTTGCAGctcatcagaaaaaaattctccatgtTGACAACCATATTGGTATCTCAATTGCGGGACTTACTGCTGATGCTAGACTGTTATGTAATTTTATGCGCCAGGAGTGTTTGGATTCCAGATTTGTATTTGACAGACCTCTTCCTGTGTCTCGTCTTATATCTCTAATTGGAAGCAA GCTGGTTATGATGATATGGGCCCTCACATTTTCCAAACCTGTCCGTCTGCCAAGTATTTTGACTGTAGAGCTATGTCCATTGGAGCCCGTTCTCAATCAGCTCGTACTTACTTGGAGAGACATATGTCTGGATTTATGGAGTGCAATTTAA